One Pyrinomonadaceae bacterium DNA segment encodes these proteins:
- a CDS encoding thioesterase domain-containing protein: RQQAAEQGRWHAPRDGYELEVASIFEQVLGVGRVGVEDNFFELGGHSILALRVMARVHKQMGSELELSALMREPTVGGLARLIREQERGRGRVGRLVAIQPAGGREPFYIVHPIGGQVMCYVGLARHLGPEQPVYGLEAGGLEAAAGLQESIEGMAREYVEEVRKVHKGGAYVVGGWSMGGVIAYEMARQMRREGDEVEAVVLIDTLSPAVMSKLGGYEEEDGFLMALYARSQMRARGEAGAGVRPEQFKGMSEREQLEYLKREGVVPEEVSEEYAGRFMEGYRRRQRAIREYQGGGYEGRVVLVRGKRVEGEGDWLAEEYRRMGVDVGARALGWDEEVSGDVEV, translated from the coding sequence CGCCAGCAGGCAGCCGAGCAGGGCCGGTGGCACGCGCCGCGAGACGGCTACGAGCTTGAGGTGGCCTCGATATTCGAGCAGGTGCTGGGCGTAGGGCGTGTGGGTGTCGAGGATAACTTCTTCGAGCTTGGAGGCCACTCGATCCTCGCGCTGAGGGTGATGGCGAGGGTTCACAAGCAGATGGGCAGTGAGCTGGAGCTGTCGGCTCTGATGAGGGAGCCTACAGTTGGAGGACTAGCGCGGTTGATAAGAGAGCAGGAGCGAGGCAGGGGGCGAGTAGGGAGGCTAGTGGCGATACAGCCAGCGGGGGGCAGGGAGCCGTTCTACATAGTGCATCCGATAGGAGGGCAGGTGATGTGCTACGTGGGGCTGGCGAGGCACCTTGGGCCAGAGCAGCCGGTGTATGGGCTAGAGGCTGGTGGGCTTGAGGCGGCGGCGGGCCTGCAAGAGAGCATAGAGGGAATGGCGCGAGAGTACGTCGAAGAGGTGAGGAAGGTGCACAAGGGAGGGGCCTACGTAGTGGGAGGGTGGTCAATGGGAGGAGTGATCGCCTACGAGATGGCGAGGCAGATGAGGCGAGAGGGCGATGAGGTCGAGGCGGTAGTGCTGATAGACACGCTGTCACCGGCGGTGATGAGCAAGCTCGGGGGGTATGAGGAGGAGGATGGTTTTTTGATGGCGCTGTACGCTAGGAGCCAGATGAGGGCGAGAGGAGAGGCAGGAGCAGGGGTGAGGCCGGAGCAGTTCAAGGGAATGAGCGAGCGGGAGCAGCTAGAGTACTTGAAGCGGGAAGGGGTGGTGCCGGAGGAGGTGAGCGAGGAGTACGCGGGGAGGTTCATGGAGGGGTACCGAAGGAGGCAGAGGGCGATAAGGGAGTACCAAGGAGGGGGCTACGAGGGGAGGGTAGTGCTGGTGAGAGGTAAGAGGGTGGAAGGTGAGGGAGACTGGCTGGCGGAGGAGTATCGCAGGATGGGTGTGGACGTGGGCGCGAGGGCGCTGGGTTGGGACGAAGAGGTGAGCGGGGATGTGGAGGT